Proteins encoded together in one Cryptosporangium aurantiacum window:
- a CDS encoding patatin-like phospholipase family protein — MGRTVAFVLGGGGVLGAVEVGMIRALYDAGIYPDLVVGTSIGALNGVVLAAAPIDEATDRLTELWSSSAARDVFRASMARQVGQLVRTGTHAHSSGPLRALLKPLEGLRFEDLRVPFQCCAASIERAAERWFTSGPLIDAVMASCAVPGLLPPVRIEDEHYLDGGLVNSIPVGRALELGADQVFVLQVGRIERPLRAPSKPWEVAMVAFEIARRHRFARDMASLPDNTDVHVLPTGLGEPIETKADRALTDLSPLAYRSFGLIDRRIDRAYQASTAYLAENGLA, encoded by the coding sequence ATGGGTCGGACCGTCGCATTCGTGCTCGGGGGTGGCGGCGTCCTCGGCGCCGTCGAGGTCGGCATGATCCGGGCGCTCTACGACGCGGGCATCTACCCCGATCTTGTCGTCGGGACTTCGATCGGCGCGCTGAACGGCGTCGTTCTCGCCGCGGCACCGATCGACGAGGCTACCGACCGCCTGACCGAACTCTGGTCGTCCAGCGCCGCCCGCGACGTCTTCCGCGCGTCGATGGCGCGCCAGGTCGGGCAGCTGGTTCGCACCGGGACGCACGCTCACTCGTCCGGGCCGCTGCGGGCGTTGCTGAAGCCGCTGGAGGGCCTGCGCTTCGAGGATTTGCGCGTCCCGTTCCAGTGCTGCGCGGCCTCGATCGAGCGGGCCGCCGAGCGGTGGTTCACCTCCGGGCCGTTGATCGACGCCGTGATGGCCTCCTGCGCGGTGCCGGGTTTACTCCCGCCCGTGCGCATTGAGGACGAGCACTACCTTGATGGGGGGTTGGTGAACAGCATCCCCGTCGGCCGCGCCCTCGAACTCGGCGCCGACCAGGTGTTCGTCCTGCAGGTCGGCCGGATCGAGCGACCGCTGCGAGCACCCTCCAAGCCGTGGGAGGTGGCGATGGTGGCGTTCGAGATCGCCAGGCGGCACCGGTTCGCGCGCGACATGGCGTCCCTACCGGACAACACCGACGTCCACGTGCTGCCGACCGGGCTCGGCGAGCCCATCGAGACGAAGGCCGACCGGGCGCTGACCGACCTGTCCCCGCTGGCGTACCGGTCGTTCGGGCTGATCGACCGCCGCATCGACCGCGCCTATCAGGCCAGCACCGCCTACCTGGCCGAGAACGGACTGGCCTGA
- a CDS encoding lysophospholipid acyltransferase family protein, whose amino-acid sequence MPIPRWFRRVIVAPAAVCILSGLLLTMPLWLIVVGLVSIGLKGRRRLLRVVWLGTLYCVLELVVLLELFGLWLAAGCSARRVRSPKFQVRHYQLVAWVLNIAYRQAGRVLKLRVRTDGPDPDAHPGRPLIVLSRHAGPGDSFLLTNALINQYAREPRIVLKDTLQWDPAVDVLLNRLPSRFISPNPGSSGDAVEDQIATLATGLDENDAFVIFPEGGNFTPNRRTKIIESLRRKGLHSAARRAEEMIHVLAPRPGGVVAALGAAPPDADVLLVAHTGLDHMLTVADVWRELPMDKTITMRFWLVPAAEVPRANPEQQVEWLYGWWERIDDWIEEHRAAA is encoded by the coding sequence ATGCCGATCCCCCGCTGGTTCCGCCGTGTCATCGTGGCACCGGCCGCCGTCTGCATCCTTTCCGGGCTGCTGCTGACGATGCCGCTCTGGTTGATCGTCGTCGGCCTGGTCTCGATCGGGCTGAAGGGGCGGCGCAGGTTACTGCGCGTCGTCTGGCTCGGGACGCTGTACTGCGTCCTGGAACTCGTGGTGCTGCTGGAGCTCTTCGGACTCTGGCTCGCCGCCGGGTGCAGCGCGCGTCGCGTCCGGAGCCCGAAGTTTCAGGTACGGCACTACCAGCTCGTCGCCTGGGTTTTGAACATCGCCTATCGGCAGGCGGGTCGCGTCCTCAAGCTGCGGGTGCGCACCGACGGGCCGGACCCGGACGCACATCCGGGGCGTCCGCTGATCGTGCTCTCCAGGCACGCCGGCCCCGGCGACTCGTTCCTGCTGACCAACGCGCTGATCAACCAGTACGCACGCGAGCCGCGGATCGTCCTGAAGGACACGCTGCAGTGGGATCCGGCGGTCGACGTCCTGCTCAACCGGCTGCCGAGCCGGTTCATCTCGCCCAACCCCGGCTCGTCCGGCGACGCCGTCGAGGATCAGATCGCGACGCTCGCGACCGGCCTGGACGAGAACGACGCGTTCGTGATCTTCCCGGAGGGCGGCAACTTCACCCCGAACCGCCGCACGAAGATCATCGAGAGCCTGCGCCGCAAGGGTCTGCACTCCGCCGCGCGACGCGCCGAGGAGATGATCCACGTTCTGGCTCCCCGGCCGGGCGGCGTGGTCGCCGCGCTCGGGGCCGCGCCACCGGACGCGGACGTGCTGCTGGTCGCGCACACCGGGCTCGACCACATGCTCACGGTCGCCGACGTATGGCGGGAGCTGCCGATGGACAAGACGATCACGATGCGGTTCTGGTTGGTGCCTGCGGCCGAGGTGCCGCGAGCGAATCCGGAGCAGCAGGTCGAGTGGCTCTACGGCTGGTGGGAGCGGATCGACGATTGGATCGAGGAACATCGCGCCGCCGCTTGA
- a CDS encoding DUF885 domain-containing protein has protein sequence MTSDLTVTASSLADELLALVCTADPLGASLLGLPGYDDGLADPSANEEARLGVAFGELAERALALDPDGLSEVDRQTRDFIAHLASTERDAAALHTVEWTITDFFAAPAAALVDLLPRVPLVTPEKASGFLDRLGRFPAFLAAVADRHREGLAAGRTPVASLVRAAIGHLDRVLADENLAGLRVPGGPGVTDQEAFTAERDRLLAEAVVPALTAYRTVLQDEILPAGRPDEQPGAYYLPGGTEIYATLARKHTSTHRTPEELHAVGLQIIAALESEYAEIGRRVFGTADQAEIFARLRTDPVLRYASAEEMLEQARSAVARAWAAAPAWFGHRPSTECVVEPVPAAAAPGSPPAYYLPGAIDGSRQGTYFLNTYAPTERFRHTAEVVAFHEAVPGHHFQISIAQEMTGLPLARRLLADTAYAEGWGLYCERLADEMGLYSDDVARLGMLSADSWRAARLVVDTGLHALGWSRDEALTWMRTHTPLSDQETATEIDRYIAYPGQALSYMVGRLELLTLRARASKELGEAFDLKAFHDTVLGAGSLPLAVLGDVVDRWIAGTAR, from the coding sequence GTGACCTCAGATCTCACCGTAACGGCGTCCTCACTCGCTGACGAACTCCTCGCGTTGGTCTGTACCGCGGACCCGCTCGGTGCGTCGCTGCTGGGGCTTCCGGGGTACGACGACGGCCTCGCGGACCCCTCGGCGAACGAGGAGGCCCGGCTGGGCGTGGCGTTCGGTGAGCTCGCCGAGCGGGCGCTCGCCCTCGATCCGGACGGGCTCTCGGAGGTCGACCGGCAGACCCGTGACTTCATCGCCCACCTGGCGAGCACCGAGCGGGACGCGGCCGCGCTGCACACGGTCGAGTGGACGATCACCGACTTCTTCGCCGCCCCGGCCGCGGCGCTGGTCGACCTGCTGCCGCGGGTCCCGCTGGTCACGCCAGAGAAGGCGAGCGGATTCCTCGACCGCCTCGGCCGCTTCCCGGCCTTCCTCGCCGCGGTCGCCGACCGCCACCGCGAGGGGCTCGCCGCCGGCCGGACGCCGGTCGCCTCGCTGGTCCGGGCCGCGATCGGCCACCTCGACCGGGTGCTGGCCGACGAGAACCTGGCCGGTCTGCGGGTGCCGGGCGGGCCGGGCGTCACTGACCAGGAGGCGTTCACCGCCGAGCGCGACCGGTTGCTCGCCGAGGCGGTCGTTCCGGCGCTCACCGCGTACCGCACCGTGCTGCAGGACGAGATCCTGCCCGCCGGCCGTCCGGACGAGCAGCCGGGCGCCTACTACCTCCCGGGCGGCACGGAGATCTACGCGACGCTGGCCCGCAAGCACACCTCGACCCACCGCACGCCGGAAGAGCTGCACGCGGTCGGTCTGCAGATCATCGCGGCGCTGGAGAGCGAGTACGCGGAGATCGGCCGCCGGGTGTTCGGCACCGCTGACCAGGCGGAGATCTTCGCCCGGCTGCGCACCGACCCGGTGCTGCGCTACGCATCCGCCGAGGAGATGCTCGAGCAGGCGCGGAGTGCGGTGGCGCGGGCGTGGGCGGCGGCACCCGCCTGGTTCGGGCACCGTCCGTCGACCGAGTGCGTCGTCGAGCCGGTTCCGGCCGCTGCCGCGCCCGGCTCGCCCCCGGCGTACTACCTGCCCGGCGCGATCGACGGCTCCCGGCAGGGCACGTACTTCCTCAACACCTACGCGCCGACCGAACGGTTCCGGCACACCGCGGAGGTCGTGGCGTTCCACGAGGCCGTGCCCGGCCACCACTTCCAGATCTCGATCGCGCAGGAGATGACCGGTCTGCCGCTAGCGCGGCGGCTGCTGGCCGACACCGCGTACGCCGAGGGGTGGGGCCTGTACTGCGAACGCCTCGCGGACGAGATGGGCCTCTATTCGGACGACGTCGCGCGGCTCGGCATGCTCAGCGCCGACTCGTGGCGGGCGGCGCGGCTCGTCGTGGACACCGGGCTCCACGCGCTCGGTTGGTCGCGCGACGAGGCGCTGACCTGGATGCGGACGCACACGCCGCTGTCGGACCAGGAGACCGCGACCGAGATCGACCGCTACATCGCGTACCCGGGCCAGGCACTGTCCTACATGGTCGGCCGCCTGGAACTGCTGACGCTCCGCGCGCGGGCGTCGAAGGAGCTGGGCGAGGCGTTCGACCTCAAGGCGTTCCACGACACGGTCCTGGGCGCCGGCTCCCTCCCCCTGGCCGTCCTGGGAGACGTGGTCGACCGCTGGATCGCGGGCACAGCCCGCTAG